One window from the genome of Musa acuminata AAA Group cultivar baxijiao chromosome BXJ1-4, Cavendish_Baxijiao_AAA, whole genome shotgun sequence encodes:
- the LOC135657553 gene encoding small ribosomal subunit protein bS20c-like: MAAAAASCLTLPCKSKPFSPSSSLSNTSSRRAGFALRRSPEATSLAFASSLSLTAFPTGVGFLRPVEKPRAPPLRRPAVVCEAAPKKYDSASKRTRQAERRRIYNKARKSEIKTRMKKVLEALDVLRKKSDAQAEEILPIEKLIADAYSAIDKAIQVGTLHGNTGARRKSRLARRKKAVEIHHGWYIPAAAAA; this comes from the exons ATGGCGGCAGCTGCTGCTTCGTGCCTTACTCTCCCTTGCAAATCCAAACCCTTCTCCCCCTCCTCTTCCCTCAGCAACACAAGCAGCAGAAGAGCCGggttcgctctccgccgctctccCGAAGCCACATCCCTCGCCTTCGCCTCCAGTCTCTCCCTCACTGCCTTCCCAACAG GGGTCGGTTTTCTACGCCCGGTGGAGAAGCCCCGGGCGCCTCCGCTGCGGAGGCCCGCGGTGGTGTGCGAGGCCGCGCCGAAGAAGTACGACTCTGCATCAAAGAGGACTCGGCAGGCCGAGAGGCGCCGCATCTACAACAAGGCTCGCAAGTCCGAGATCAAGACTCGGATGAAGAAG GTCCTTGAAGCCCTTGATGTACTCAGGAAGAAAAGTGATGCACAGGCAGAAGAAATTCTTCCGATCGAAAAACTTATAGCGGATGCATACTCGGCAATCGACAAAGCTATCCAAGTAGGCACTTTGCATGGGAACACCGGGGCGCGGAGGAAGTCTAGGCTCGCGAGGAGAAAGAAAGCTGTGGAGATCCACCATGGTTGGTACATccctgctgctgcagctgcttaA
- the LOC135657569 gene encoding large ribosomal subunit protein eL43z-like, which produces MTKRTKKAGIVGKYGTRYGASLRKQIKKMEVSQHAKYFCEFCGKYAVKRKAVGIWGCKDCGKVKAGGAYTLNTASAVTVRSTIRRLREQTEG; this is translated from the exons ATG ACGAAACGCACCAAGAAGGCTGGAATTGTTGGCAAATATG GTACCAGATATGGTGCTAGTTTGCGCAAGCAAATAAAGAAAATGGAAGTTTCTCAGCATGCAAAGTATTTCTGCGAGTTCTGTGGAAAG TATGCCGTGAAAAGAAAAGCAGTTGGGATTTGGGGATGCAAAGATTGCGGTAAGGTCAAGGCTGGTGGTGCGTATACCTTGAA CACTGCTAGTGCTGTGACTGTGAGGAGCACCATTCGTCGGTTGAGGGAACAAACTGAAGGGTGA
- the LOC135672168 gene encoding pathogenesis-related protein PRB1-2-like, with protein sequence MGGRCFFFFLLLSIPRASQQHRLLHHHHAINRLVPHHAISRLAPHPAISPLAPQPAATAPSGEGQDPDTAHEFLSSHNQVRATIGESPFVWDEAVAEYARNWSDLRRSDCAMEHSQGPYGENLFWGSGQDWKAADAVESWAAERDNYNSSDNSCAPGKMCGHFTQIVWNSTARVGCARVECDAGAGVIIVCDYDPPGNWVGEMPFNVNT encoded by the coding sequence ATGGGGGgccgctgcttcttcttcttcctcctactCTCCATTCCTCGCGCCTCGCAGCAGCATcgtctcctccaccaccaccacgccATAAACCGGCTGGTGCCGCACCACGCCATAAGCCGGCTGGCGCCGCACCCCGCCATTAGCCCGCTGGCGCCGCAACCCGCAGCCACAGCACCCAGCGGCGAGGGACAGGACCCCGACACGGCCCATGAGTTCCTGTCCTCTCACAACCAGGTGCGCGCCACCATCGGCGAGTCGCCCTTCGTGTGGGACGAGGCGGTGGCCGAGTACGCGCGCAACTGGTCGGACCTTCGGCGGAGCGACTGCGCCATGGAGCACTCGCAGGGCCCGTACGGGGAGAACCTGTTCTGGGGGTCGGGGCAGGACTGGAAGGCGGCGGACGCCGTCGAGAGCTGGGCGGCGGAGCGCGACAACTATAACTCCTCCGACAACTCGTGCGCGCCGGGGAAGATGTGCGGCCACTTCACCCAGATCGTGTGGAACAGTACCGCCCGCGTGGGCTGCGCCAGGGTGGAGTGCGACGCTGGCGCCGGGGTCATCATCGTCTGCGACTACGACCCACCGGGCAACTGGGTCGGCGAGATGCCCTTCAACGTAAACACttga